The following are encoded together in the Adhaeribacter arboris genome:
- a CDS encoding type IV secretory system conjugative DNA transfer family protein, whose protein sequence is MNSFDLEMPIIELASGTERSYWTIRHAVEGTQIFGGIGSGKTSGSGRMLALKYLAAGFGGLVLTVKPDEKQAWQEYCRIINRENDLIILEPGGAHSFNFLEYESTQADGSEAITENIVEVLKTVIRAGEEKGEGKSDDAFWETALDMLIFNVIDLCKLAYGTVSVQLMFDIVQTIPKNKEGLKINSPEDAKPFHQAFEEARKKVMSQVDAWTLDLPEIEKLDFEDEAVYEAAMLEALPDARLFKFLDQFFVDNFISLSDKTRSIIDFTFSGFLFRLLREPIYSLFCRNSSTVTPEDSLKGKIILVNLPVKLYHKVGRDCQILFKYIWQRAMEKRNVVQNSRPMFLWADEAQNFLHEHDADYQATARSSRIATVYISQNLPNYYANMGGHKADYRVKSFLGTLGTKIFHANADIETNRYASELIGEAFFEDQSGTVNVGENFSQSRTQSLRLEKLVRPEEFIRLKTGGSKNNYRVEGYFHQQGDTIRKGLNHTKMAFNQNYQP, encoded by the coding sequence ATGAACTCGTTTGATTTAGAGATGCCGATTATAGAGCTTGCTTCGGGAACGGAGCGAAGCTATTGGACGATACGTCATGCCGTAGAAGGAACACAAATCTTCGGTGGCATTGGTTCCGGTAAAACTTCCGGTTCAGGCCGCATGTTAGCCTTGAAATATCTAGCTGCCGGTTTTGGTGGCCTAGTGCTCACTGTAAAGCCGGATGAAAAACAAGCTTGGCAGGAATACTGCCGAATTATCAATCGTGAAAACGATCTGATTATTCTTGAACCAGGCGGTGCTCATAGCTTCAATTTTCTTGAATATGAATCTACTCAAGCGGATGGCAGTGAAGCTATTACCGAAAACATTGTTGAAGTTCTCAAGACTGTTATACGAGCCGGTGAAGAAAAAGGGGAAGGAAAAAGCGACGATGCTTTTTGGGAAACCGCCTTGGACATGCTCATCTTTAATGTTATTGATCTGTGTAAGTTGGCTTATGGCACAGTGTCGGTGCAGCTAATGTTCGACATTGTCCAAACAATACCGAAAAATAAAGAGGGATTAAAAATCAACTCACCGGAGGATGCTAAGCCTTTTCACCAAGCCTTTGAGGAGGCACGGAAGAAAGTGATGTCACAAGTTGATGCCTGGACATTAGATCTTCCTGAGATTGAAAAACTAGATTTCGAAGATGAGGCCGTTTACGAAGCGGCCATGCTAGAAGCGCTCCCGGATGCACGGCTGTTCAAGTTTTTAGATCAGTTCTTTGTAGACAACTTTATATCCTTAAGTGATAAAACACGGTCGATCATTGATTTTACATTTTCGGGCTTCCTGTTCCGATTACTACGTGAGCCGATTTATTCCCTGTTTTGCCGGAATAGCTCCACCGTCACGCCGGAGGATAGTCTGAAAGGTAAGATTATCTTGGTTAATCTACCGGTAAAGCTTTACCACAAGGTAGGACGGGATTGTCAGATCCTCTTCAAATACATCTGGCAAAGGGCGATGGAAAAACGCAACGTGGTTCAGAATTCGCGTCCCATGTTTTTGTGGGCAGATGAAGCGCAGAACTTTTTGCATGAGCATGACGCGGATTATCAAGCTACAGCTAGAAGCAGCCGCATTGCCACTGTCTATATATCGCAGAACTTGCCAAATTACTATGCCAACATGGGCGGCCATAAGGCCGATTACCGGGTAAAAAGCTTTTTGGGCACTTTGGGCACCAAGATTTTTCATGCTAACGCGGATATAGAAACAAACCGTTATGCCTCGGAACTCATTGGAGAGGCTTTCTTTGAAGATCAGTCGGGTACGGTTAACGTAGGGGAGAATTTCTCTCAAAGTAGAACCCAATCGCTTAGGCTAGAAAAATTGGTGCGACCCGAAGAATTTATTCGCCTTAAAACGGGTGGTTCTAAAAACAACTACCGCGTGGAAGGTTATTTCCACCAGCAAGGCGATACCATCCGCAAAGGTCTCAACCATACAAAAATGGCTTTTAACCAAAATTATCAACCTTAA